One genomic region from Geothermobacter hydrogeniphilus encodes:
- a CDS encoding PHP domain-containing protein, with the protein MNQADKTVDLHLHSTCSDGLMTPEEVVMLAAERGVAAIALADHDNVDGIDAALAAGERLGVEVISGVELSVIWEDLQDVHLLGYGFDHHHPRLTASLAEFRDFRAGRNERIVERVNDRLVEQGRTPISFERVWQLAGGTFGRPHIARALLEAGHVKTMEEAFKNYLVSCNIQKRFFPVVEAIDLIHDAGGVAVLAHPPYIPGGRETFRRILDDLQPKGLDGVEVYNGGAGVEETFWYLTETRRRGLLVTGGSDDHGNGDSGQDAAGARLGSLNVPYDCLEELRRKLESAGCTCR; encoded by the coding sequence ATGAACCAAGCTGACAAAACCGTCGACCTTCACCTCCATTCAACCTGTTCCGACGGCCTGATGACCCCGGAAGAGGTGGTGATGCTGGCGGCCGAACGCGGGGTTGCGGCCATCGCCCTGGCCGACCATGACAATGTCGACGGCATCGACGCGGCGCTGGCGGCCGGTGAGCGGCTGGGGGTCGAGGTGATTTCCGGGGTGGAGCTATCGGTGATCTGGGAGGATCTGCAGGATGTGCATCTGCTCGGTTACGGCTTCGATCATCACCACCCGCGGCTGACCGCCAGCCTGGCCGAATTCCGTGATTTCCGCGCCGGGCGCAACGAACGGATCGTCGAGCGGGTGAACGACAGGCTGGTGGAGCAGGGACGGACGCCGATTTCCTTCGAGCGGGTGTGGCAGCTGGCCGGCGGCACCTTCGGCCGTCCGCACATCGCCCGGGCGCTGCTGGAGGCGGGGCATGTCAAGACCATGGAAGAGGCGTTCAAGAACTACCTGGTCAGCTGCAATATCCAGAAACGTTTCTTTCCGGTTGTCGAGGCGATCGACCTGATTCACGACGCCGGCGGGGTCGCGGTGCTGGCTCACCCCCCCTACATCCCCGGAGGTCGCGAGACTTTCCGCCGCATTCTCGACGATCTGCAGCCGAAGGGTCTCGACGGGGTCGAGGTCTACAACGGCGGCGCCGGGGTCGAGGAGACCTTCTGGTATCTCACCGAAACCCGCCGGCGGGGTCTGCTGGTGACCGGCGGCTCCGACGATCACGGCAACGGCGACTCCGGACAGGATGCCGCCGGGGCGCGCCTCGGTTCGCTGAATGTGCCCTACGATTGCCTGGAGGAATTGCGGCGTAAGCTTGAATCGGCGGGTTGTACCTGCCGGTGA